Proteins encoded in a region of the Paenibacillus wynnii genome:
- a CDS encoding sugar ABC transporter substrate-binding protein: MGGNSKARFKLSLIALLALSFTLSGCGGNNNKNTSEGKENTATQTAAANADGKVEPFEISVFIGEAGQQPTPDNKIYKKIKDELGATFNYEYLAGDLNQKLGVMIAGQDYPDVMTGNTKLTAAGAYIPLEELIEKHAPNLKAHYADYWNMMKDPNDGHIYILPNYGVYNGKVNSTYYSGPAFWIQKAILKEFGYPKVKTLDEYFDLIAKYKEKYPTIDGSPTIGFEILNNDWRNWGLFNAPQHLIGHPNDGGVVVNDGVAEIFADKDYAKQYYQKLNEVNQLGLLDKETFVQNYDQYMAKLSSGTVLGMFDQHWNFGAAEDSLKTQKKDERTYVGLPLVFDTNTKDYYRDLPVLNLNNGFGISVNAKDSVKIIKLLDALMAEDWQKTLSWGIQGEDYEVNEKGRFIRTQEQRDNAVDSTWILANKAKTIVDFAPKIEGSYSDGNSTGADSQIEEYQAGLKPYDKEILDAYGYNSYVDFFSEPPANPVYYPAWSIDLVEGSEAKVVNTKLNDLSTKFLPKAILAETAKFDSAWSEYVAQIGKVNVKAYEDKINEQIKWRIDKWSK; this comes from the coding sequence ATGGGGGGCAATTCAAAAGCAAGGTTCAAGCTTAGTTTGATCGCATTGTTAGCATTAAGTTTTACCCTGTCAGGATGTGGTGGGAACAACAACAAAAATACATCTGAAGGTAAAGAGAACACAGCAACACAAACAGCTGCAGCGAATGCGGATGGCAAGGTAGAGCCGTTTGAAATTAGTGTCTTTATCGGCGAAGCCGGCCAGCAACCTACACCAGATAATAAAATTTACAAGAAGATCAAAGATGAACTGGGAGCTACTTTTAATTACGAATATTTAGCTGGTGATCTCAACCAGAAGCTTGGGGTTATGATTGCCGGTCAAGATTATCCAGATGTAATGACCGGAAATACCAAGCTTACGGCAGCCGGCGCCTATATCCCGCTCGAGGAACTTATTGAAAAACATGCTCCAAATTTGAAAGCGCATTATGCGGATTATTGGAACATGATGAAGGACCCGAATGATGGACACATTTATATCCTCCCGAACTATGGTGTCTACAACGGCAAAGTAAACAGTACTTATTATAGCGGGCCAGCCTTCTGGATCCAAAAAGCGATCCTGAAAGAATTCGGCTATCCGAAGGTTAAAACACTGGATGAGTATTTTGATCTCATTGCTAAATATAAAGAGAAATATCCAACGATTGACGGTAGCCCTACCATTGGGTTTGAAATCTTGAACAATGACTGGAGAAACTGGGGATTATTCAATGCGCCTCAACATTTAATTGGTCATCCTAATGATGGCGGAGTTGTAGTTAATGATGGCGTAGCGGAAATTTTTGCCGATAAAGATTACGCTAAGCAATACTACCAGAAGCTTAACGAGGTTAATCAGCTGGGTCTGCTTGACAAGGAAACCTTCGTACAAAACTATGACCAATACATGGCTAAATTGTCCAGTGGTACGGTTCTGGGTATGTTTGACCAACATTGGAACTTTGGTGCTGCAGAGGATTCCTTAAAGACTCAAAAGAAGGATGAAAGAACATATGTAGGCCTTCCTCTTGTGTTCGATACCAATACAAAGGACTACTATCGAGATCTTCCGGTTCTTAATTTAAATAATGGCTTTGGAATTAGCGTGAATGCCAAAGATTCGGTAAAGATCATCAAACTGCTGGATGCGCTTATGGCCGAGGATTGGCAGAAGACACTCTCCTGGGGTATTCAAGGAGAAGATTATGAAGTCAATGAGAAAGGCAGATTTATCAGAACTCAGGAACAACGGGATAACGCAGTGGATTCAACATGGATATTAGCTAATAAGGCCAAGACGATTGTTGACTTTGCACCGAAGATTGAGGGCAGCTATAGTGATGGGAACTCCACAGGTGCGGATTCTCAGATTGAAGAATATCAAGCCGGACTGAAGCCTTATGACAAGGAAATCCTGGATGCTTACGGATACAATAGTTACGTTGATTTCTTCAGTGAGCCGCCAGCGAACCCTGTGTATTATCCTGCCTGGTCTATCGATCTGGTGGAAGGTTCAGAGGCTAAAGTTGTGAATACGAAACTGAATGATTTGTCTACAAAGTTCCTGCCAAAAGCAATACTGGCTGAGACTGCCAAATTTGATTCAGCTTGGAGCGAGTATGTAGCACAGATTGGTAAAGTTAACGTGAAGGCCTATGAAGATAAAATCAATGAGCAAATTAAATGGAGAATTGATAAGTGGAGTAAATAA
- a CDS encoding response regulator transcription factor has protein sequence MKFKVLLIDDEPSALEGLQLWIDWEELGFEICGTSSNGVEGLKLIHQLEPDLVITDVNMPLMNGLDMIAAWKQEKVKDIKFAILSGYSEFEYAQTAIRYGINHYLLKPIIAEEAEEELKEIYLELEQDLQKQNLNQRATSEQVVTLIKGLLNEKPEVETDLTVLTELSAGRLDWNFCLIQTVPGIYAELRGRTASIVADKSSMFLMDLELSSFGIVYGRSSSDSSENTNLNYALNQLQQMYPKDQLSIARGASVKSLSNILNSYRTAKEALMHYFYNPGTSGILSYQDIHHKPFSYHYDQMLLMDDMIRPINLLDRTGFIQAVDSAAASFREMRIAPEIVKKIVIHLVYKIIEYTREAGDVQVASLLTKFRIPEIFDSMITLDALMINLLACGEECIHTLLLEQTKRSQGIVQQINDYIEEHYREGLTIKKLAEVFFMHPVYLGQLLMKKNGIHFNEQLHNLRIQEAERLLQLNKLKNSEIAEEVGYSNYGQFLKQFEKKMQMCPNEYKNIKT, from the coding sequence ATGAAATTTAAAGTTTTATTGATTGATGATGAGCCAAGTGCCCTTGAGGGGCTGCAATTATGGATTGATTGGGAAGAACTTGGCTTCGAGATATGTGGAACCAGCAGTAATGGTGTTGAAGGATTGAAGCTGATACACCAGCTTGAACCGGATCTGGTCATTACGGATGTGAATATGCCGCTGATGAACGGGCTGGATATGATTGCGGCCTGGAAGCAAGAGAAGGTAAAGGACATTAAATTTGCTATATTAAGTGGTTATAGTGAATTTGAATATGCACAGACAGCGATACGCTACGGAATTAACCATTATCTGTTGAAACCGATCATCGCTGAAGAAGCAGAAGAAGAGTTAAAAGAAATATACCTGGAGCTGGAACAAGATCTGCAGAAACAGAATCTGAATCAAAGGGCCACATCAGAACAGGTGGTTACCCTTATAAAGGGACTGTTGAATGAGAAACCGGAGGTTGAGACAGACCTAACAGTACTTACCGAATTATCGGCAGGCAGATTGGATTGGAACTTCTGTCTGATTCAGACGGTGCCCGGAATATACGCTGAGCTAAGAGGGAGAACGGCGTCCATTGTAGCTGATAAAAGTTCCATGTTTCTCATGGATCTGGAGCTCAGTAGTTTCGGAATTGTCTATGGACGTTCCTCTTCGGATTCTAGCGAGAATACCAATCTTAACTATGCCTTGAACCAACTGCAGCAGATGTATCCAAAAGACCAGTTGTCTATTGCAAGGGGTGCCTCTGTGAAATCCTTGAGCAATATCTTAAACAGTTACCGTACCGCTAAAGAAGCGTTAATGCACTATTTTTACAACCCGGGTACTTCCGGCATTCTATCCTATCAGGATATACATCATAAGCCTTTCAGTTACCACTACGATCAAATGCTGCTGATGGACGACATGATTAGACCTATTAATCTGCTGGACAGAACAGGCTTTATTCAAGCCGTGGATTCGGCAGCCGCCAGTTTTCGAGAGATGCGTATAGCTCCGGAGATTGTGAAGAAGATCGTGATCCACCTTGTATACAAAATCATAGAGTACACACGCGAAGCCGGTGATGTTCAGGTAGCGTCTTTACTGACGAAATTTAGAATTCCTGAAATATTTGATTCAATGATTACATTGGATGCTTTAATGATTAATTTATTAGCTTGTGGTGAGGAGTGTATTCATACCTTATTGCTCGAACAAACGAAAAGATCGCAGGGGATTGTGCAACAAATTAATGATTATATAGAAGAGCACTATCGTGAGGGACTTACGATAAAGAAGCTGGCTGAGGTTTTTTTCATGCATCCGGTCTATTTGGGCCAATTATTGATGAAGAAAAACGGTATTCATTTTAATGAGCAGCTTCACAACCTTCGAATTCAGGAAGCAGAGCGTCTGCTTCAGCTAAATAAATTAAAGAACAGTGAAATTGCAGAGGAAGTCGGCTATTCCAATTATGGTCAGTTTCTGAAGCAATTCGAAAAGAAGATGCAAATGTGCCCAAATGAATATAAGAATATCAAGACCTAA
- a CDS encoding sensor histidine kinase, giving the protein MKIRKFKFGNIVNNIPLNYKFFLIYFVGVLLPIMIINLVFLDRITDLIKSREQQNLEISLERARKDIQDFIEGGVAVSYALSTDKNLYEMLDRTYKDPLDFYDTFNEQLRDRMSSYMPVNNQIQQISVFTSNHSIVSGGNYHILNPKQLESDWYKQTLADKSRLFVTAYRLAETTNESSTAPYLSVIEKMDNYESFSTYEKLLRIDLDLSKIYDYIVREKDYLRLSLINEQNQIIMSADSGYQRGKIPYPVFELPDDKNQEDVHVVPIGSAKYIKGWRIVGVTEGERISQAILEMRVYAGILASTVTLLTSIFIYIMLRSYNYRVKRLSRHMHKVTNEKFDLIQIDEGRDEIGGLIQNFNMMTSRMNSLINDVYKLEIQKKNLEMERVRAELNFLQSQMNPHFLFNTLNAILVVCTKNNYSDVTDIIKSLSRLLRRLLSWKEDLVSLQEEMTFIEMYLKIEKFRFRDKFEYQFELDEQSLQYKIPKLSMQPLVENSCKHGLQTVEGLGIIKVKTSVRDARLHITISDNGKGMEESLLKEIMFSVRNEGPSETNIGIRNVYRRLELYYEDQVRFDISSSPNQGTVVSFDIPLRLLERIN; this is encoded by the coding sequence ATGAAGATCAGAAAATTTAAATTTGGGAACATCGTTAATAACATTCCGCTGAATTATAAGTTTTTCCTCATTTATTTCGTAGGTGTACTTCTTCCGATTATGATCATCAACCTAGTCTTCTTAGATCGGATAACCGATTTGATTAAGTCAAGAGAGCAGCAGAACCTAGAGATCTCTCTGGAGAGAGCTAGAAAAGATATCCAGGATTTTATTGAGGGAGGGGTGGCGGTCAGTTACGCTCTGTCTACCGATAAGAACCTATATGAGATGCTTGACCGGACGTATAAGGATCCGCTGGATTTCTACGATACCTTTAACGAACAGCTTAGGGACCGTATGAGCAGCTATATGCCGGTAAATAATCAAATTCAGCAGATTAGTGTATTTACGAGTAATCACTCCATTGTATCCGGAGGCAATTATCATATTCTCAATCCGAAGCAGTTGGAAAGTGACTGGTATAAGCAGACCCTGGCTGATAAAAGCCGTCTTTTTGTGACCGCTTACCGTTTAGCCGAGACCACCAATGAATCCTCCACGGCACCCTATCTGAGTGTAATTGAAAAAATGGACAACTATGAATCGTTTAGTACCTATGAAAAGCTGCTTAGAATCGATTTGGATCTGAGCAAAATCTATGACTACATCGTTAGAGAGAAGGATTATTTAAGATTGTCCCTGATCAACGAGCAGAACCAGATTATTATGTCAGCAGATAGCGGTTACCAGAGGGGGAAGATACCCTATCCTGTATTTGAGCTGCCCGATGATAAGAACCAAGAGGATGTCCATGTAGTACCCATAGGCTCAGCAAAATATATTAAAGGTTGGCGCATTGTTGGAGTTACAGAGGGAGAGCGTATTTCTCAAGCCATTCTGGAAATGAGAGTATATGCGGGAATTCTGGCCTCCACTGTAACCTTGCTCACCTCTATTTTTATATACATCATGTTGAGATCTTATAATTATCGGGTGAAGCGGCTGTCGAGACATATGCACAAAGTGACGAACGAGAAGTTCGATTTAATTCAGATCGACGAAGGACGCGATGAGATTGGCGGATTAATTCAGAATTTCAACATGATGACCTCCCGTATGAATTCTCTAATTAATGATGTCTATAAGTTGGAGATCCAGAAGAAGAATTTGGAGATGGAAAGGGTGCGGGCCGAGCTGAACTTTTTACAGAGTCAGATGAATCCCCATTTCTTGTTCAATACGTTAAATGCGATACTTGTGGTATGTACCAAGAACAATTACTCCGACGTTACAGATATTATAAAAAGTCTATCCCGATTGCTCCGGAGACTGCTTAGCTGGAAGGAAGATCTCGTTTCCCTTCAAGAAGAAATGACGTTTATTGAAATGTATTTGAAAATTGAGAAGTTTCGCTTCAGAGACAAGTTTGAATATCAGTTCGAACTTGATGAGCAGTCGCTTCAATATAAAATTCCGAAGCTCAGCATGCAGCCTTTGGTGGAGAACTCCTGCAAGCATGGCCTGCAGACGGTGGAGGGACTTGGGATTATTAAAGTGAAAACTTCCGTTCGGGATGCCCGATTGCATATCACGATTTCAGACAATGGGAAAGGGATGGAAGAAAGCCTGCTGAAGGAAATTATGTTCTCTGTTCGGAATGAGGGCCCCTCCGAGACGAATATCGGTATTCGGAATGTATACCGAAGACTGGAGCTTTATTATGAGGATCAAGTCCGTTTCGATATCAGCAGCAGTCCCAACCAAGGTACTGTGGTCTCCTTTGACATCCCGCTAAGACTGCTGGAACGGATAAATTAA
- a CDS encoding response regulator — MMRVMLVDDEPWVLEGLTTMIDWGKYGFEVCGEALSGPDALRLIQELKPDLVLTDIHMPVINGLELITRINELMASPPKFVILSGYDDFKYARIALRQKVNEYLLKPIDDEEIEALLGRLSTVIQDEIALQKMVNRRQSLVVNSLINRFIQGEFDENLEHQAQRLMNLQGEAELLCIVMGANPLDQQLEDYFPRGLACCFQDGTGKTGILVQSASVTQDSLELMVTELRRAIMECSREPALLAISERRIGVQGIRGIYLQSLEVWKQKCNQQKSGIFYYSEIPKTKKNDDLHEEKFKQLLDKVIAHDTERIDSCVKEVFASFADNLLTNEVVQIDVAHLELTLCRLIAEINGEPNRIMNTLQVEVGNLGDQNDYIRLSRYVSRLCTLAAGYLFELKQQNEGNTIFNVIQYVDREFRTKLQLQDLARQFHMNSTYLGQLFRKHAGQSFSEYLNEKRIEEAKSLLKRTQLKISDIAVQVGYPNTDYFIDKFKKIVGVVPSVYKNTSQTKQL; from the coding sequence ATGATGAGAGTGATGCTTGTGGATGATGAACCTTGGGTTCTTGAAGGATTAACCACAATGATTGACTGGGGGAAGTACGGCTTTGAAGTTTGTGGAGAGGCGTTAAGCGGCCCGGATGCATTGAGACTGATACAGGAGCTTAAACCTGATTTGGTCCTTACGGATATTCATATGCCGGTAATCAACGGCCTTGAGCTGATTACAAGAATCAATGAGCTGATGGCCAGCCCTCCCAAGTTTGTTATCCTCAGTGGATATGATGATTTTAAATATGCCAGAATTGCGCTCCGTCAGAAGGTTAATGAGTATTTACTAAAACCGATTGATGATGAGGAAATAGAGGCCTTATTGGGCCGGCTCAGTACCGTTATTCAAGATGAAATAGCCTTGCAAAAGATGGTTAACAGGAGGCAGTCTTTGGTAGTGAACAGCCTAATCAACCGTTTCATTCAAGGGGAATTTGATGAGAATTTGGAACATCAAGCCCAAAGATTAATGAACCTTCAGGGCGAAGCCGAACTGCTGTGTATAGTTATGGGTGCAAATCCACTGGATCAGCAGCTAGAAGATTATTTTCCTAGAGGGTTAGCTTGTTGCTTTCAGGATGGAACCGGGAAAACCGGCATTCTAGTCCAATCCGCTTCGGTTACCCAAGACAGTCTTGAGCTTATGGTAACGGAGCTTCGCAGAGCTATAATGGAATGTTCGCGGGAGCCAGCACTCCTTGCAATCAGTGAGAGAAGGATCGGTGTCCAGGGCATTCGCGGAATCTACCTACAGTCATTGGAGGTATGGAAACAGAAATGCAATCAACAGAAAAGCGGGATTTTTTATTATAGTGAGATACCCAAAACCAAAAAGAATGATGACCTTCATGAGGAGAAGTTTAAGCAGCTGTTGGATAAGGTAATTGCTCATGACACGGAGAGAATAGATTCTTGTGTGAAAGAGGTCTTTGCGTCCTTTGCTGATAACCTGCTTACGAATGAGGTTGTACAGATTGATGTGGCCCATCTGGAATTAACCCTTTGCAGGCTGATTGCTGAGATCAATGGTGAGCCGAATCGCATTATGAATACCTTGCAGGTAGAGGTTGGGAATTTGGGGGATCAGAATGACTATATAAGACTAAGCCGGTATGTGAGTAGATTGTGTACACTGGCGGCTGGCTATTTATTTGAATTGAAGCAGCAAAATGAAGGGAATACGATTTTTAATGTGATTCAGTATGTGGACCGCGAATTCCGCACAAAGCTGCAGCTTCAAGATTTAGCCAGACAGTTTCATATGAACTCCACGTACTTGGGCCAGTTATTCCGAAAACATGCCGGTCAAAGCTTCAGCGAATATCTGAACGAGAAACGGATTGAGGAGGCCAAAAGCCTGCTGAAAAGAACACAGCTGAAAATATCTGATATTGCCGTACAAGTGGGGTACCCGAATACAGACTATTTTATAGACAAATTTAAGAAGATCGTTGGGGTAGTACCCTCTGTATATAAAAATACAAGCCAAACCAAGCAGCTATAG
- a CDS encoding YhcH/YjgK/YiaL family protein: protein MIVDSLTHLLEDKAAFGPKIQRGLQFLRDTDFTGKAAGRHEVDEELFYFINEYETKAAEECFWEAHRKNLDLHFILEGKEKIGYAAIERLDVKEEYSDEKDAVFFTGTLESTVAVSSGDLMICYPQDGHMTAIMAGEKEAVRKVVLKIKI from the coding sequence ATGATCGTTGATTCTTTAACACATCTATTAGAAGACAAGGCTGCTTTTGGACCAAAGATTCAAAGAGGGCTGCAATTTTTACGCGACACGGATTTTACCGGGAAAGCAGCGGGACGTCATGAAGTAGACGAGGAGCTCTTTTATTTCATCAATGAGTACGAGACCAAGGCTGCCGAGGAATGTTTCTGGGAAGCGCACCGAAAGAATCTGGACCTTCATTTCATTCTGGAAGGCAAAGAAAAAATTGGTTATGCAGCCATTGAACGTCTTGATGTAAAAGAAGAGTACAGCGATGAGAAGGATGCGGTATTTTTCACTGGAACTCTAGAATCCACCGTAGCTGTAAGCTCCGGAGATCTTATGATCTGTTACCCGCAGGATGGGCATATGACGGCTATTATGGCGGGCGAGAAAGAAGCCGTTCGTAAGGTTGTTTTGAAGATTAAGATCTAA
- the ytxJ gene encoding bacillithiol system redox-active protein YtxJ: MSIKQLHTPEDLQQFLDQPGKQLLLKHSTTCPISAKAHDEFQAFLKDADTSAAIVHVIEDRPLSLQIADDFGIKHESPQIFLVENGEVRWNTSHWKITKSAIKEAVNV; this comes from the coding sequence ATGTCCATTAAACAACTTCATACACCAGAAGACTTACAGCAGTTTCTAGACCAACCCGGGAAACAGCTGCTGCTGAAACATAGTACGACTTGTCCGATCAGCGCCAAGGCTCATGATGAGTTCCAGGCATTCCTGAAGGATGCGGATACGTCTGCGGCTATCGTTCATGTTATTGAAGATCGCCCTTTGTCCCTTCAAATCGCTGACGATTTTGGAATCAAGCATGAGTCCCCGCAAATTTTCCTTGTGGAGAATGGTGAAGTCCGTTGGAATACCTCCCACTGGAAAATCACAAAGTCAGCCATTAAAGAGGCTGTTAACGTATGA
- a CDS encoding glutaredoxin family protein gives MSEQVIVYSTAGCSECNMVKKMLTEQGVPFEVRDVMTSTQYQDEVEKLGFMGVPVTVAGNVVVKGFNADEIQVLIQAAV, from the coding sequence ATGAGTGAACAAGTAATTGTATACTCCACAGCCGGTTGCAGCGAATGTAATATGGTGAAAAAGATGCTTACGGAGCAAGGTGTCCCTTTTGAAGTAAGAGATGTAATGACCAGCACACAGTATCAAGATGAGGTAGAAAAGCTAGGGTTTATGGGAGTTCCTGTAACCGTGGCCGGTAATGTGGTCGTCAAAGGCTTTAATGCCGATGAGATCCAGGTTTTAATTCAAGCCGCTGTATAA
- a CDS encoding NAD(+) diphosphatase gives MRHCHECGAKLVDKECNGEGLIPYCEHCDTFRFPIFSTAISTVVLNRDKNRVLLIQQYNRPDYILVAGYIDKGENAEETLIREVKEEVGLEVVSSEYMRTLYFEPSNTLMLNYICVVDSEDLSNVSSEVDKAVWFNLEEAAAAIKKNSLAETFLLSVIKKLS, from the coding sequence TTGAGACATTGTCATGAGTGTGGAGCAAAACTGGTCGATAAAGAATGTAACGGGGAGGGCTTAATCCCCTATTGCGAGCATTGCGATACCTTTAGATTTCCGATTTTTAGTACTGCGATCAGTACAGTTGTTTTGAATAGAGACAAGAACAGGGTTCTTCTTATTCAACAATACAACCGCCCGGACTATATTCTGGTGGCGGGTTATATTGATAAAGGGGAGAATGCGGAGGAGACTCTTATCCGCGAGGTCAAAGAGGAAGTTGGGCTGGAGGTTGTAAGCAGTGAATATATGCGCACCCTATACTTCGAGCCTTCAAATACCCTTATGCTTAATTATATATGCGTGGTGGATTCTGAGGATTTAAGTAATGTCAGTTCAGAAGTGGATAAAGCCGTTTGGTTCAACCTGGAGGAAGCTGCTGCTGCCATTAAAAAGAACAGCTTGGCCGAGACCTTTCTGTTATCGGTTATTAAGAAGCTGAGTTGA
- a CDS encoding glycerophosphodiester phosphodiesterase: protein MNRIVNFAHRGASAVCPENTMVAFRRGLELGATGIETDVQMTNDGKLVLIHDEKLERTTTGTGYVKDHTLEELQKLDAGSWFGRDFGGETLPTLEDLLQLLQGQDIILNIELKNGVFLYPGMEEKVIEAVKAFNMSEQVLLSSFNHYSLAYCKRLAPEIRTGILYMEGLYRPWDYAATIGATALHAYHYAVIPEFVSEAAEHGVDYHPFTVNDPERMKVLLEAGVSGIITDYPDVLAKLLAAKGV, encoded by the coding sequence ATGAACAGAATTGTGAATTTTGCGCACCGGGGTGCGTCCGCAGTATGTCCGGAGAATACGATGGTAGCCTTTCGCAGAGGCCTTGAACTAGGAGCCACAGGGATAGAGACGGATGTTCAAATGACCAATGACGGGAAGCTTGTCCTCATCCATGATGAAAAGTTGGAACGTACGACTACCGGCACGGGTTATGTGAAGGATCACACACTGGAAGAGCTTCAAAAGCTCGATGCCGGATCTTGGTTTGGAAGAGACTTCGGCGGCGAAACCCTGCCAACTCTGGAGGATTTGCTGCAACTGCTGCAAGGACAGGACATCATCCTCAATATTGAGCTGAAGAATGGCGTCTTTCTATACCCGGGCATGGAGGAAAAGGTGATCGAAGCCGTCAAAGCTTTTAACATGTCTGAGCAAGTCCTATTGTCGAGCTTCAACCATTATTCACTAGCTTATTGCAAAAGGTTGGCCCCGGAAATCCGTACAGGAATTTTATATATGGAAGGGTTGTATCGTCCATGGGACTATGCAGCTACGATTGGAGCAACAGCTCTGCACGCCTACCATTATGCAGTTATACCCGAATTTGTGTCTGAGGCGGCAGAACACGGTGTGGACTATCATCCTTTTACAGTTAATGATCCAGAGCGGATGAAAGTTCTACTAGAGGCAGGTGTATCCGGAATCATCACGGACTATCCCGATGTGTTGGCCAAACTTCTGGCTGCTAAAGGAGTGTGA
- a CDS encoding histidine phosphatase family protein — MTKIGLIRHGSTFWNKEGRAQGHTDNALDEEGKQQAAAIAERLSGEQWDFIYSSDLLRARQTAEIIAERMGIELAGTVPGIREMNGGLIEGTTEAERFKRWGSDWKTLDLGMETPEAARIRGSQAIRDIAAKHPGKNILIVSHGAILRHSLRGLVPNLSVDEVLKNTSITRINQHEGAWNCELYNCVEHLDI; from the coding sequence TTGACTAAGATAGGCTTGATTCGGCATGGAAGCACCTTTTGGAACAAGGAGGGCCGTGCACAAGGACATACAGATAATGCATTGGACGAGGAAGGCAAGCAGCAAGCGGCTGCTATTGCTGAACGTTTAAGCGGCGAACAGTGGGACTTCATTTACTCCAGTGATTTACTTAGAGCGAGACAAACCGCAGAGATCATTGCAGAACGAATGGGCATTGAACTTGCCGGGACTGTGCCAGGCATCCGTGAGATGAATGGCGGTTTGATAGAGGGAACTACGGAAGCGGAGCGGTTTAAACGGTGGGGGAGCGATTGGAAGACTCTAGATCTGGGGATGGAAACTCCCGAAGCGGCTAGAATTAGAGGCAGTCAGGCTATTAGGGACATTGCCGCCAAGCACCCGGGAAAAAATATACTGATTGTGAGCCATGGAGCCATTCTTCGTCATAGCCTAAGAGGGCTGGTACCTAACCTCAGCGTGGATGAAGTGTTGAAAAACACATCGATTACCCGGATTAATCAACACGAAGGAGCTTGGAACTGTGAACTGTACAACTGCGTGGAGCATTTGGATATCTGA
- a CDS encoding phosphodiester glycosidase family protein — protein sequence MKKHVTQSQLVLVISVLIMMISTGFSPGSPVYAATPMVKNAVFVDKNNHSFIPFRFLNGYSGITTTWNPAEKRMDIVKKDIKLTLYLGQATAYINDKPVSLTELAFSDNGITYVPLSFVSKALGMQLEWNAMASSISLKSEDISATLPVLTGALNQQESQAIVSGKKNYKVGSRSFSVQTVTITLLHPKVKLDVVLAGDTVGKVEELSSLAKRNNAIVAINGTFFDAYTKGDYKAPYGYIVSGGKMLKNSSGDRRAIFTYDKNHLAALIPGLDFKDRFAAKAIEGGLQAGPRLLTDGKISLDVKGEGFKDPKILTGGGARSALGLTRDHKLILLTSSGATIPQLAEIMKQAGAYQAMNLDGGASSGLYYNGKYLTTPGRQISNAIVIKYQ from the coding sequence ATGAAAAAACATGTAACACAATCACAACTGGTTCTGGTTATTTCTGTTCTTATTATGATGATTAGCACGGGTTTTTCTCCGGGCTCTCCCGTTTACGCAGCCACACCCATGGTTAAAAATGCCGTGTTTGTGGACAAGAACAACCATTCCTTCATCCCCTTCCGCTTCTTGAACGGTTATTCAGGTATAACTACGACATGGAACCCAGCTGAGAAACGAATGGATATTGTAAAAAAAGACATCAAGCTCACCCTCTATTTGGGCCAAGCTACCGCCTATATCAATGACAAACCTGTTTCACTCACAGAGCTAGCCTTTAGCGATAACGGTATTACTTATGTTCCGCTTTCTTTTGTTAGCAAGGCGCTGGGTATGCAGCTGGAATGGAACGCGATGGCTTCATCCATCAGTCTTAAGAGTGAAGATATATCTGCGACTCTACCTGTCCTTACTGGGGCGCTTAACCAACAAGAATCACAGGCGATTGTCAGTGGTAAAAAAAACTATAAAGTCGGTAGTCGCTCCTTCAGTGTGCAAACGGTAACCATTACCTTGCTGCATCCGAAGGTTAAACTCGATGTTGTACTAGCAGGAGATACGGTAGGCAAGGTTGAGGAACTTAGCAGTCTGGCAAAACGAAATAATGCGATTGTCGCCATCAACGGCACATTCTTTGATGCCTATACCAAAGGGGATTATAAAGCACCCTACGGTTATATTGTCAGTGGCGGAAAAATGCTGAAGAACAGCTCAGGAGATCGTCGGGCGATATTTACATATGACAAGAATCATCTGGCCGCACTTATTCCCGGCTTGGACTTCAAGGATCGATTCGCAGCGAAGGCGATTGAAGGCGGACTGCAGGCGGGTCCCCGTCTGCTCACTGACGGTAAGATATCGCTTGATGTGAAGGGTGAAGGCTTCAAAGACCCCAAAATTCTGACAGGCGGCGGCGCACGCAGTGCACTGGGTCTGACACGGGACCACAAACTGATTCTGCTAACCTCAAGCGGCGCTACTATCCCGCAATTGGCAGAAATCATGAAGCAAGCCGGGGCTTATCAGGCCATGAATCTCGATGGCGGTGCCTCTAGCGGATTGTATTATAACGGGAAGTACCTGACGACACCCGGTCGTCAAATCAGCAACGCCATCGTGATAAAATATCAATAG